In Harpia harpyja isolate bHarHar1 chromosome 21, bHarHar1 primary haplotype, whole genome shotgun sequence, the DNA window CAGTCCTGTTAGAAAGTATGATGTCTTAGAAGGGGGAAATAGAAGTAAGAAAGCAACATGGAAGTTAAAATTACACTTAATGCTGCCTGTTCAGCCACACTGTTCTGGCAGTATCCCAGTTCTGGAAGCCTCTACTCACACCAGATAAGCCAGTTCTTCCCTGCTGGAATTTTTCCTGCATAATGGGACAGAATTTCTTTAACAGATTTTACATGAGAGATTTAATGTGGTGTATTAGGAAACCTAATTTTCCTCAGATGGGAAGAAGAGGAGCTTATTTGCTTGACAGCTGTAAGGAAGGATTTCTTTCTTAAGCACTTCTGTGTACAAGTGAGCTTGAATGCTCAAGATGCATAGAAATCCACAGAACACCTctcaaggggaagaaaaaccaacCAAAGCAGCCAGTATCCTGTCAGCACAGAGGCACTATAAATTAGTGTGTGAATCGGACACAATGATAAAGAAAGGCTTCATTCCTTAATGTCGTTTTCATCAACAGGCTAAAACAATAAAGTAAATTGATGTAGTTGTGCTGGATAGTTTTTGTGTGGGGAAAGCGCCACAGAAATAGATGATTTACTGTATAGGGtttaagggttaaaaaaaaatcaataaaatatgaaaagctattaaaaaagtaAAGATTAATGGAGTCTCCAACCAGGATGTTGATAACTTAGAGATGCTTATATATGAAGAAGATAAGCAAAGATGGCTATGAGAAGAAATTACTTGAATAATattgaaaagaagggaaaagatcTGAAAAGGCTGTTCCTCACCTGCTTCCCAATTAGAACTTAAACATGTCTCTATGCTGACAAATTAGGACCAATTATCAGATAAGGTCGTGCTATAAGCAAAGGAAAAGgtttaattctggttttgctccATGTTTTTTTCTATACCAGAGGCTTGAAAAGCCACATTTTTTGAATAAAGTCATGTGGAATTTCAGTTATGACAGATTAAGCAATGAAATGATTCTGCTGTGTTGCAGGGCGAGCGACAAAGATGTCTTACTGCCCCAAAACCAGTGGGAGAATACGAGTTTAACTTCTACCCCCCTCCGTCATTAATAATGCAACAACAGCATAGAACAGGTAGTTCTTGGGTCAACGTTTCATAGTTTGCTGTTGTGGGTAACTGTTAATTTGCTTCCCCCAGCACATTTGTGTTTCTTATGTATTTCATACACTCGGTAAAATTTGGCAATCTGGATTGGATTTCTTCATCCCCACTGTGAAATACAGAAACTGTACTTTTACTATGTATTCAAGAATCACATTGGGAGGCACTCATCTCTGAGAGGTCAGCAAGAAGCTGATGCTGACTGGGATTCCTATATAATACACCCATTCTAAAACCTTGTATGTATTGAGGGATCTTGTATGGCTTCCAAACCTCCAGTGATGCCCTAGGTTaaagagattttaatttatttgttgcAAATATATCccttgaaaatacaaaatgttaatcataaacatatttatttttaagatacttTTAAGATTACTCTCGTTACATGAACATATGTGGACCATAATACTTAGCCAGACAATCTTTACTAGATAGATTTTGATTTAACTTTGTAAACCAGCGTCCTTCATTTTAATGTGTGGAACAAACATCTCTCTGTTCCCTTAGAATTagttaataaatatttctgaattctTGAAATGTTTTAGGATGCAAACAAAgtactggaaaaataaaacctgtttttgTTAATTGTTATctctagaaaaaataaatttaaacattaaaactTAGTTTAGCTTGTacgagaaaatattttctggaaatgGTAAATTAGGCTTCTTTTAGAGGGGATTCAGtgatggagaaagaaattaaataatttataattaacATTTACTATTTGGACATGTATAATTGGATATTATGATCTTTAGTAAAGATCATCTATATCATCTTCATTGAAAAAAGGTATTTACTTCATCAAGGATAGCACTATTACTTCTTTGTACAGAAAACAAGGTAATACCTTTTTCTATACAAGATACAAGGTGCTGTGTCTTCAGTCAAGACTTCAATAAACTGCTTAGTGATTTCTTCAGACAGGAATATTAGAGCAATGAAGACAGAGTTTATGCTTTGTAACTAATTCAGTGCACGGCAAGTATTAGATGTGACAGGTATTACAGCACATAGGCCAGAGTCTCACGAGGTTTCAGCGAACAATTAACTATTTGAAAATTAAGACTCTTTCATTTAACTGTAATGGAAAGTTCCTTCTAGCCTCTTGGTTGGGACTCTCACATTAATGACTCCACAGCAATATCACAGTCCCAGTACTAAGCATGCTAAGTACTGCAGTAACAGAGCACCAGAGCGTTCTTTCATACCTATGTCATAACTTGCTGTACTACTGTGCGTTCATGAGAACACCCTTGATTCCCACAGTGTATCTTTTTAAGCAAGCGTCGTAATTTGTTGGGAAAGTTTTTGTTAATATATCTGTAGAGCAGAGGCATTACAAAGCTGCTTGAGAAAGCCAAGAATTTTGATAAAATCTTGGTAAAATGTAATATTCGACTGTAGTTTTCATCTGCGATTCTTCCTTGTGCATTAGTAAATGTGCTTACCAAAAGAATAACATAATAGGGTGTCCATAACGTGAACTGCGTACAGACTGTGGCAATCAAAAGCCTGTGCACCGATGGATCTAATCGTCCAGTGTCTTGATCCAGTGGTGTAGCCTCTTTGCGTATTCGCAAGATTAATGTAAGTGCATACAGTACAGCGATAGCTGGTACAACATACCCGATAAAGACCATAATGGCATCTGCTGCTTCTTTGTTCTGCATCTTGGAACATTCAATTATTTTAGTGGATACATGATTGCAGACATAGAACAGGAGAGATGAAAAACTTGTAAGCATGGCACCACCCCATATGAATCCACAAACGTGTTTGGTGTTGTACACACTTGACATGTAAGTTCTAGGTAGAGCACGTTCAATGTAGTAGTCCAGACTGAGTAATGTAGTAGAGTACATGGTAACTAAAGATGAGACGTTGAATAAAATAAGTAAGGTAATATAAACTTCATTGTTGGAATTCCAGATGGCCCATTTTGTATTGGCAAGACCTAGAAGGTACACTGGTGCCAAAGCGTTGATGATGAGACCAGCAATGGCAATGTTGACAAAGTAAACATCTGGCATAGTCATAGTAGCTTTGTTATAGAGATTAACTAGGACCAGCAAGCCATTGTAACAAAGGCCAATTGGGAAACATATAATGAGGTAGAgtagggaaaagatggaaagcaCAAGGTGGAAGTCATGGCAGAGGTGCTGGTCCTCGCTGTTCTCGGTACTGTTGTTTAAGGTTTCACAGCTCCACATAGTGATTTTAGCTTTTGTATCTTCTCCGCTGGTTaccagctcttctgcagagaGAGAAATAGTGAAAGTATTGTTGAAATATTATATTCTAAGTGAAATGCAATGTAgtatgaagaaaacattttaaagatagAGATTACATGCTTCACGTAACTAATCAATTTAAGGTCAGTGACTGAAGTGCCTTTTGGTCTTGTTAGTCTAGAAGAAAGTAATCTGTGATTCAAAATTTCATGACGCTAGTAAATGTTCTGAAgttttaactgaaattaaattagtAGCAAATGAGTTGATACAGGACACTCAACAGAAGTAAATAATAAACTGtgtatctttaaaataagaaCCAATGTAAGATACATGAAGattagtacatttttaaaaattattaaacaataCCTTTTATATAGCTAATACTATGTAAGGGTAGCTGCTGAAGAATTGACGGATATAAGCTGAAGCACAAATCTTAGCAATAAGATGGAGAATAGAGTTCTCTAAGGTGTTAAATAAGCTCTCTTGAAAAGATAGTTTCTTAGGAGACATGTCCAAGGCAGTAGGGTGGATGTATACTGGATCACTGATAAAATTGACAAAGACTAGAGGAAACTGGGAAATGAGGTGAAGGGGGTGTTTTTTATAGATCATTTGTATTCAGACTTCCAACCTACAACCATTTAGTTCTGAAAAAACAATGGACCTCTGTAGTACAGGGAACCTAATATCAGGGCAGCCTGACTTTCCAAAAAGGCAAGAATTATCTATCATTTCCTCTCAAAATAGCTTGAATTCTTTAAAAAGTATGCTGATATCAGTAGTTATTGTCCAGCTATCTTTGCTTTATCGTCAGTAAAGagataacattttaaatgaaatcattGAACTTCAAAGCAATCATGAAAAGTCtctttccaaaatgcagaaataagaaGTAATCTCTGAAgtccaactgaaaacatccacaGCCTCAAAATCATGGTTATTATTCCTGCCAGGCCATTTTTAGGACAGTGTAGAATTTATGCAGCAGGTGATTTCCCATGTTACATGTACTCTGGTAACTGTCACATACTCGGCGTTGTATTGTGTGCTTCCCTTTTAGCACGTATAGGAAAGTATAAGTACACCTACCTGCATTCTTTCCAGAGAGAGACAAGATTTAATCAAATCCACAATAAATATTGtgcaattaaaatgaatgttACTAGACAACATGCTATACTCCATGAACCATATAGCTAAATTATACAGTGTGGGTTTTGTAAGCATACGGATATGTGCTTGCATCTCTCTAGTGCTAATCCTTTGACACTTCAGCCATAGTACAGAATTTGTTCCAGAATCGTGTCAACTTCCATTTTTTATCTTCCACTGCCATTGTTTTGtgcctatttttttctaaataccatAGCCTGTGCCAGAAAACAGgttgaaaatacagcaattttaGCTGGGCAAAGAAATTCTTATTCCACTGTCGTATTTTGGATTTCCTCAGAGAAGTGGCttctgtggcagcagcagcacaagatgcagttctgttgttttcaaacctttctttcacctttgtggaaaaacttactttttttgtttgttttctcaaatCAGTTCTTTAGCTACAGTATTGCATATGAGTAGAAAGTATACTATCTTTATGTTGTCCTTCAATCCTCATACTATTTTTGAGCACTGAAAACAACCCAGTTTATTTTTAGGAAGCATCTGTTGTTTTaagtttttaagaaagaaaaagaaaagctattttgcaCTGTTGAAGGCAACCGAAATCACATCTCATTGAACTGTTATGACTTGATTCGACCAAAGCAGCCGACTGGAACCAGATATTGCAAATGCATGCATTACGGTGAGTGCAAGGGTGACTAAGCACAGGCATGGATACAATCACGTAATTCCTTTATGTAGGTTTATCCTTAAGCATGTAGCTTTGATTACTCCAGACTGAATTACATCAGCCGCAGAATACTTGCCTGTATATTGTCTCAGAAGATCAACAGTCTTTGCTACCACGCTTTATATTTTATAGAGCAGGGGGATGTCTGGTTTCATGAGTGTTTTTAGTaattacctctttttttctttacatcctCTAACTGCAGTGAAATATGACAATTCTATTTTAATGATAGAAATGGTAGGTAATTCATTGTGTTAAATAGTCATCTTATGAAATTACAAAACTTAACAAACACATCTTCTGAAATTACAAAACTTACCTCCGAAACAAGCAAAACtaaaatccaaaattaaaatactttctgaagaAATTTTGCTGGTGACTTCTAAATGACGAGATGAGGTGGTTTTGCCACTAACGTAGAAATGACCCATTTTTAATTGTCACTTACCTGTGAAGGCACTGAACCTGTCTGCTGTGCTGTACAGGCCCGGCTCAGCATTTCTCACCCGGCCGTGTCTGTTGTCattttaaaggaagttt includes these proteins:
- the GPR146 gene encoding probable G-protein coupled receptor 146; translated protein: MWSCETLNNSTENSEDQHLCHDFHLVLSIFSLLYLIICFPIGLCYNGLLVLVNLYNKATMTMPDVYFVNIAIAGLIINALAPVYLLGLANTKWAIWNSNNEVYITLLILFNVSSLVTMYSTTLLSLDYYIERALPRTYMSSVYNTKHVCGFIWGGAMLTSFSSLLFYVCNHVSTKIIECSKMQNKEAADAIMVFIGYVVPAIAVLYALTLILRIRKEATPLDQDTGRLDPSVHRLLIATVCTQFTLWTPYYVILLVSTFTNAQGRIADENYSRILHFTKILSKFLAFSSSFVMPLLYRYINKNFPNKLRRLLKKIHCGNQGCSHERTVVQQVMT